A genomic window from Triticum urartu cultivar G1812 chromosome 7, Tu2.1, whole genome shotgun sequence includes:
- the LOC125522046 gene encoding uncharacterized protein LOC125522046 isoform X3 has product MAFLHSNAVRMMPWKGHHDKEQDDALEGSPTGATTYGLVFSTDRDIDMEVRHGRPGARHGGSLLSLPLPLLCWLVGRKTIARPALLLPPLLPSHHSATDAMPSTEGVDANTLRMVSGAIYTIVMFVGINNYATVQPIVLIERIVCTERGLLHCSDQQR; this is encoded by the exons ATGGCCTTCCTCCACTCCAACGCCGTGCG GATGATGCCATGGAAGGGCCACCATGACAAGGAGCAGGACGACGCCTTGGAAGGTTCACCGACAGGAGCAACTACGTACGGTCTGGTCTTCTCCACTGACAGGGATATCGACATGGAGGTCCGCCATGGAAGGCCTGGAGCTCGTCATGGAGGGTCCCTCCTCTCTCTTCCCCTCCCTCTACTCTGTTGGTTGGTTGGACggaagaccatcgctcgtccagCTCTGCTTCTTCCACCGCTGCTCCCGTCCCACCATAGTGCCACAGACGCTATGCCAAGCACGGAAG GGGTGGATGCCAATACTCTTAGAATGGTCAGTGGAGCAATATACACAATAGTGATGTTTGTCGGCATCAACAACTATGCAACCGTTCAACCAATTGTTTTAATCGAGAGAATAGTTTGTACAGAGAGAGGGCTGCTCCATTGCTCAG ATCAGCAGAGATGA
- the LOC125522046 gene encoding uncharacterized protein LOC125522046 isoform X1, which produces MAFLHSNAVRMMPWKGHHDKEQDDALEGSPTGATTYGLVFSTDRDIDMEVRHGRPGARHGGSLLSLPLPLLCWLVGRKTIARPALLLPPLLPSHHSATDAMPSTEGVDANTLRMVSGAIYTIVMFVGINNYATVQPIVLIERIVCTERGLLHCSATYAARVQVVLDGSVDSENEETQTHEDSNEEIDYDK; this is translated from the exons ATGGCCTTCCTCCACTCCAACGCCGTGCG GATGATGCCATGGAAGGGCCACCATGACAAGGAGCAGGACGACGCCTTGGAAGGTTCACCGACAGGAGCAACTACGTACGGTCTGGTCTTCTCCACTGACAGGGATATCGACATGGAGGTCCGCCATGGAAGGCCTGGAGCTCGTCATGGAGGGTCCCTCCTCTCTCTTCCCCTCCCTCTACTCTGTTGGTTGGTTGGACggaagaccatcgctcgtccagCTCTGCTTCTTCCACCGCTGCTCCCGTCCCACCATAGTGCCACAGACGCTATGCCAAGCACGGAAG GGGTGGATGCCAATACTCTTAGAATGGTCAGTGGAGCAATATACACAATAGTGATGTTTGTCGGCATCAACAACTATGCAACCGTTCAACCAATTGTTTTAATCGAGAGAATAGTTTGTACAGAGAGAGGGCTGCTCCATTGCTCAG CTACTTATGCAGCGAGGGTACAGGTTGTTCTAGATGGCTCTGTAGATAGTGAGAATGAGGAGACTCAAactcatgaagattctaatgaGGAAATCGATTATGATAAATAA
- the LOC125522046 gene encoding uncharacterized protein LOC125522046 isoform X2, with amino-acid sequence MAFLHSNAVRMMPWKGHHDKEQDDALEGSPTGATTYGLVFSTDRDIDMEVRHGRPGARHGGSLLSLPLPLLCWLVGRKTIARPALLLPPLLPSHHSATDAMPSTEDSGSRLDPEYSQSIIGQFKACLWKHWLTYWHNPDYNLVRFSFTLFTTLLLGSIFWKIGTIMGGCQYS; translated from the exons ATGGCCTTCCTCCACTCCAACGCCGTGCG GATGATGCCATGGAAGGGCCACCATGACAAGGAGCAGGACGACGCCTTGGAAGGTTCACCGACAGGAGCAACTACGTACGGTCTGGTCTTCTCCACTGACAGGGATATCGACATGGAGGTCCGCCATGGAAGGCCTGGAGCTCGTCATGGAGGGTCCCTCCTCTCTCTTCCCCTCCCTCTACTCTGTTGGTTGGTTGGACggaagaccatcgctcgtccagCTCTGCTTCTTCCACCGCTGCTCCCGTCCCACCATAGTGCCACAGACGCTATGCCAAGCACGGAAG ATTCGGGGAGCCGCCTCGATCCAGAGTACTCGCAATCCATTATAGGGCagttcaaagcctgcctctggaAGCATTGGTTGACCTATTGGCACAACCCAGATTACAACCTTGTCAGATTTTCCTTCACTTTGTTCACAACCTTGCTGCTTGGCTCCATCTTTTGGAAGATTGGCACCATTAT GGGTGGATGCCAATACTCTTAG